One Tamlana carrageenivorans genomic region harbors:
- a CDS encoding HIT family protein, producing the protein MASIFTKIVNGEIPCYKVAETDDFLAFLDVNPNAKGHTLCIPKKEVDKLFDLDEATYKGLMAFSRTVALALEKAVPCKRIGVGVIGLEVPHVHVHLIPLQTMDDARFIKKVSMSTEEFQALAHAINAQLKKE; encoded by the coding sequence ATGGCATCAATTTTCACTAAAATAGTAAATGGCGAAATTCCTTGTTACAAGGTTGCCGAAACCGATGACTTTTTAGCTTTCTTGGATGTTAATCCGAATGCCAAAGGGCATACCTTGTGTATTCCTAAAAAGGAAGTTGATAAATTATTTGATTTAGATGAAGCCACTTATAAGGGTTTAATGGCCTTTTCTAGAACGGTTGCTTTGGCCTTAGAAAAAGCAGTGCCTTGTAAGCGCATTGGTGTTGGTGTGATTGGTTTAGAAGTTCCTCATGTTCATGTGCACCTTATTCCTTTACAAACTATGGATGATGCGCGTTTTATAAAAAAAGTAAGTATGTCTACAGAGGAGTTTCAAGCATTGGCTCATGCCATTAATGCCCAATTAAAGAAGGAATAA
- a CDS encoding sensor histidine kinase, translating to MIFAKYSNTFRWAIIIASFAIVSLILWKTYEFFQHFKEEERIKMEIWSFAQTDLINSDDNTNLDLTLKVLNSNTTTPVLEINRDGSIGSYLNIDDKRFSDQKYVNQLIATFKSENTPIEVIFENELNSTIYYGNSPLINKLKYYPLALLLIVFLFGAVIFFFYRSNKNATQNKLWSGMAKETAHQIGTPLSSLIGWTEILKTENIDPDYIMEMEKDIERLKTITERFSKIGSLPTLERSDIVEETIKSYDYLKARSSDLIEFEIRVPKEKIFINLNKQLYSWVIENLVKNGIDAMKGRGKLIIEITQLENQVKICVTDTGKGLAKKHFSKIFEPGYTTKKRGWGLGLSLTKRIIEDFHDGKIKVLQSEIGKGTTFQISLKNTL from the coding sequence ATGATTTTTGCCAAGTATAGCAATACATTTCGTTGGGCGATTATTATCGCATCTTTCGCCATTGTCTCTCTTATTTTATGGAAAACCTATGAGTTCTTTCAGCATTTTAAAGAGGAAGAGCGCATAAAAATGGAGATTTGGTCCTTTGCTCAAACCGATTTAATTAATTCGGACGACAATACCAACCTAGACCTCACACTTAAAGTCCTTAACAGCAACACCACAACTCCAGTTTTAGAAATTAACAGGGACGGCAGTATTGGCAGTTACCTCAATATTGACGACAAACGTTTTTCAGACCAAAAATATGTCAACCAATTAATTGCGACTTTTAAAAGTGAAAACACACCCATTGAGGTTATTTTTGAAAACGAATTAAACAGCACCATTTACTATGGAAATTCCCCATTAATTAACAAGCTCAAGTACTACCCTTTAGCCTTGTTACTTATTGTTTTTCTTTTCGGAGCTGTTATTTTCTTCTTTTATCGCAGTAATAAAAATGCCACCCAAAACAAATTGTGGTCGGGTATGGCAAAAGAAACAGCACACCAAATAGGCACACCACTATCCTCATTAATTGGATGGACCGAAATTTTAAAAACCGAAAATATCGATCCCGATTATATCATGGAGATGGAAAAGGACATCGAACGTTTAAAAACCATCACCGAGCGATTTAGTAAAATAGGCTCCCTGCCCACACTAGAACGATCGGATATCGTGGAAGAAACCATAAAATCGTATGACTACTTAAAAGCCAGATCGTCCGATCTTATAGAATTTGAAATTCGTGTGCCAAAAGAAAAAATTTTCATAAATTTAAACAAACAACTATACAGTTGGGTTATTGAAAATTTAGTAAAAAATGGTATTGATGCCATGAAAGGTCGCGGCAAGCTTATTATTGAAATTACGCAGCTTGAAAACCAGGTAAAAATCTGTGTTACCGATACTGGAAAAGGGCTCGCTAAAAAACATTTTTCAAAAATTTTCGAACCTGGTTACACCACGAAAAAACGTGGTTGGGGCCTAGGATTATCATTAACAAAGCGTATAATTGAAGATTTCCATGACGGAAAAATTAAAGTATTACAATCTGAAATTGGAAAAGGAACCACTTTTCAAATCAGTTTAAAAAACACCTTATAA